From a region of the Rutidosis leptorrhynchoides isolate AG116_Rl617_1_P2 unplaced genomic scaffold, CSIRO_AGI_Rlap_v1 contig6, whole genome shotgun sequence genome:
- the LOC139884760 gene encoding LOW QUALITY PROTEIN: protein kinase PINOID-like (The sequence of the model RefSeq protein was modified relative to this genomic sequence to represent the inferred CDS: deleted 1 base in 1 codon) → MLLESNRVSDSELSLESTTVNSSQSLSSMRSSTVSNGSFSRLSFDLTTTTGTSPPEYDHHHLAIKPHRSSSDSAYAAIRRRHQSPSTAPLTFRDFRLLKKIGAGDIGTVYLCRLAAEVNDVGGCSARGGINDDALYAMKVVDKEALKVKKKTHRAEMEKKILKMLDHPFLPTMYAQFEASNFSCIVMEFCSGGDLHSLRHKQVHKRFSLNSARFYAAEVLVALEYLHMLGIIYRDLKPENVLVRSDGHIMLSDFDLSLCSDAIVAVESPSLSPDRASPRYTRRPSNKTTPFSCLGNNRLFRSKKIQTLTNNASSTNRLFVAEPVTARSQSFVGTHEYVTPEVASGLSHGNAVDWWAFGIFVYEMIYGRTPFAAPSNEATLRNIVKKPLTFPTPSPSSMLEVHARDLISGLLNKDPNNRLGSKRGSADVKTHPFFKGLNFALVRSVTPPEIPGLRRVKTMPYCQKSQQKKRSSQSGAFDYF, encoded by the exons ATGTTATTAGAGAGTAATCGTGTTTCCGATAGCGAGCTAAGTTTAGAGTCGACGACAGTTAATTCCAGTCAAAGTTTAAGCTCAATGAGAAGTAGTACAGTCAGCAACGGTAGTTTCAGCCGCCTTTCTTTCGACCTAACCACCACCACCGGAACCTCCCCACCGGAATATGATCACCACCACCTCGCCATAAAGCCACACAGATCCTCTTCAGACTCAGCCTACGCCGCCATCCGCCGTCGGCACCAATCCCCTTCAACAGCGCCTCTGACCTTCCGAGACTTCCGTCTACTC AAAAAAATCGGCGCCGGCGACATCGGCACCGTCTATCTCTGTCGGCTCGCGGCGGAAGTAAACGACGTCGGAGGGTGTAGTGCTCGTGGTGGAATAAACGACGACGCTTTATACGCGATGAAGGTGGTTGATAAAGAAGCTTTAAAAGTGAAGAAGAAAACACATCGAGCTGAAATGGAGAAGAAGATATTGAAAATGTTGGATCATCCATTTTTACCGACCATGTATGCTCAGTTCGAAGCTTCAAACTTCTCTTGTATTGTAATGGAGTTTTGTTCCGGTGGCGACTTGCATTCTCTCAGGCATAAACAAGTTCATAAGAGATTCTCCTTAAACTCTGCTag GTTTTACGCAGCAGAGGTTTTAGTAGCGTTAGAGTACCTACACATGTTGGGAATAATCTACAGAGACCTAAAACCGGAGAACGTGTTAGTTAGATCAGACGGACACATCATGCTCTCTGACTTTGACCTATCACTATGCTCTGACGCGATCGTAGCCGTCGAATCGCCATCATTGTCTCCTGACAGAGCATCTCCACGCTACACGCGTCGTCCATCCAACAAGACAACTCCTTTCTCTTGCCTAGGCAACAACCGGCTCTTCAGGTCAAAGAAAATCCAAACCTTAACCAACAACGCATCATCAACGAACCGGCTCTTCGTTGCTGAACCGGTCACAGCACGTTCCCAGTCGTTTGTTGGGACCCACGAGTACGTCACTCCAGAAGTAGCCTCTGGGTTGTCGCACGGTAACGCCGTTGATTGGTGGGCGTTTGGGATTTTCGTGTACGAGATGATATATGGACGGACTCCGTTTGCGGCTCCATCGAACGAGGCTACGCTGCGTAACATAGTGAAAAAGCCCTTAACTTTCCCAACTCCATCGCCTTCGAGTATGCTTGAAGTACACGCGCGTGACTTGATCTCCGGGTTGTTGAATAAAGACCCGAATAATCGACTCGGGTCGAAGCGTGGATCCGCGGATGTTAAGACCCACCCGTTTTTCAAGGGCCTTAACTTTGCCCTCGTCCGGTCGGTAACACCGCCGGAGATTCCTGGACTTAGGAGGGTAAAAACGATGCCGTATTGTCAAAAAAGTCAACAGAAGAAGAGAAGTAGCCAATCAGGAGCGTTTgattatttctaa